The nucleotide window CCGACAGCACCGCGCCCACCAGGTACAGGTGCAGCGGGCCGAACTGATACGTGCCGTCCTTGTAGGACGTGATGACGTGGGGGTCGGCCAGCCACCGCTCCGCCAGCTCCGTGCGCACCACCGCGTCACCGAAGAGGTTTTCGTTGATGAAGAACACCCCCAACCGGGGGAGCAGCGCCGCTACGAGCAGCAGACCCACCAACCACCGGATGGACGGCTCGGGCTGGGGGGCGGGCACCGCGGACAGACCGGGCACGGCGGAGGGAGGGGAAGCAAGGGCGGCGGGACTCGAAGCGGGAACCATGGCGCGCGCGAGGATACGCAGGCAGGGCTCAAAGCCAAGCCAGCGTCCCTCCCTCCTGCCCGATGCCCGCCCGCCTGCCCCGTGCTTCCTCGGGAATCACTTCCCCGGGCAGCGTGTGATTCGCGCCGTTACGCACCCTTCTGGGCGGGACGGAACCGGTGCGCCGGCCGTCATGCCGACATGTGGAGCGGACACGGACGCCGCCCCACAGTGAGGGCCTGCCTGGACGGGGCGTCCTCCGGCGGAAGCCCAAGCGTCGGGAAGTACGCGCTTGGGTGAGGTGGGACCGGACACATCGCACCGGGGGGGCTCCTCCCAGCGCGCGTCAGGGTCCTTATAATCGAAGTGCCTTTTCACCCCGTGAAGGAGGGCGGCTCCCCTCCGACACGAGCCGAACGCGCGGTCCCACTCCGCGGCGGGGTCCCGAAGGGGCTGAAGCATCGCGATTGTCGTCGCCTGGGACCTCTTCGGAGTGGGTGTGGAATGGCCTTCCAGCCCTCCAGGTTCACCATGTTGGCCCCCCGGAAGCACGCGACCGTTCGCGTCCTCCTGTGAGGCTACGAGGGAGAGACATGAAGGACGCTGAGAAGGGCTCGTGGGTCTCCAGGATCGCCGCGTTCCAGGACGTGAAGACCTACGCGGAACTCAACTGGGAGGGCTCTTTCGAGGACTACCTCGAAATCGTCCGCAAGAACCCCAAGGTCACCCGCACCGCCTTCCAGAGGATCTACGACATGATCCTCAGCCACGGGAAGTCGGAGTACATCGACAACAAGAAGAAGCTCACCCGCTACCACTTCTTCAGCGACGAGCGCTTCGGCGGCCGCGACGCCATCTTCGGCCTGGACGTGCCGCTGATGAAGCTGGTCAACGTCTTCAAGTCCGCCGCCCAGGGCTACGGCACGGAGAAGCGCGTCATCCTCCTGCACGGCCCCGTGGGCTCGTCCAAGTCCACCATCGCCCGCCTGCTCAAGAAGGGCATGGAGGAGTACTCGAAGACGCCGGAGGGCGCCGCGTACACCTTCTCCTGGCTCACCGACAAGAAGCAGCCGGACGGCACGGTGACGAAGGAGAAGATGAAGTGCCCGATGAACGAGGAGCCCCTCAACCTCATCCCCCGCGAGTGGCGCGACAAGGTCTTCTCCGAGCTGTCCCCGCCGGAGTCCGGCTACACGATTCCGAATGGCTGCGAGCTGTGCCCCGCCTGCCGCTTCGTCTTCAAGGAGCTGATGACCCAGTACGGCGGTGACTTCGCCCAGGTCATGGGCCACATCCACGTCAACCGGCTCATCTTCAGTGAGAAGGACCGCGTCGGCATCGGCACGTTCCAGCCCAAGGATGAGAAGAACCAGGACTCCACCGAACTCACCGGCGACATCAACTACCGGAAGATCGCCGAGTACGGCTCGGACTCCGACCCGCGAGCCTTCAACTTCGACGGCGAGTTCAACATCGCCAACCGCGGCGTCATCGAGTTCGTCGAAGTGCTCAAGCTGGACGTCGCGTTCCTCTACGACCTGCTCGGCGCGTCGCAGGAGCACAAGATCAAGCCGAAGAAGTTCCCTCAGACGGACATCGACGAAGTCATCATCGGGCACACCAACGAGCCCGAGTACAAGAAGCTCGAGAACAACGAGTTCATGGAGGCCTTGCGCGACCGTACGGTGAAGATTGACATCCCGTACATCACCAAGCTGGCCGAGGAAGTGAAGATCTACGAGAAGGACTTCAACTCCCGCGCCATCAAGGGCAAGCACATCGCCCCGCACACGCTGGAGATGGCCGCCATGTGGGCCGTCCTCACGCGCCTGGAGGAGCCCAAGAAGCACAACCTGTCGCTCCTGCAGAAGCTCAAGCTCTACAACGGCAAGACGCTCCCCAACTTCACCGAGGACAACATCAAGGAGCTGCGCAAGGAGTCCGTGCGCGAGGGCCTGGAGGGCATCAGCGCCCGCTACATCCAGGACAAGATCTCCAACGCCCTGGTGAGCGACAAGGGCGAGGGCTGCATCAACCCCTTCATGGTGCTCAACGAGCTGGAAGCCGGCTTGAAGACACACTCCCTCATCAACACCGAGGACGCGCGCAAGCGGATGAAGGAGCTGCTCACCACGGTGAAGCAGGAGTACGAGGACATCGTCAAGAACGAGGTCCAGCGCGCCATCAGCGCCGACGAGGACGCCATCGGCAAGCTGTGCGGCAACTACATCGACAACATCAAGGCCTTCACCCAGAAGGAGAAGGTCCGCAACAAGTACACCGGCATCTACGAGGTGCCGGACGAGCGCTTGATGCGGTCGATTGAAGAGAAGATCGACATCCCCGAGAGCCGCAAGGACGACTTCCGCGGGGAGATCATGAACTACATCGGCGCGCTCGCCGTGGAGGGCAAGACCTTCAACTACCGGACCAACGAGCGGCTGCACAAGGCGCTGGAGCTGAAGCTGTTCGAGGACCAGAAGGACAGCATCAAGCTCAAGAACCTGGTGTCGTCCGTCGTGGACAAGGAGACCCAGGAGAAGATCGACCTGGTGAAGGACCGGATGATGAAGAACTACGGGTACTGCGAGATCTGCTCCACGGACGTGCTGAACTTCGTGGCCAGCATCTTCGCCCGCGGTGACGCCAAGGAGTAACGCCTAGCGACTTGCCTCAAGAGGGACGTGACACCGTGACCTTGAAGATCCACCAGGACCACTCCCGCTTCAAACAGATCGTCCGCGGGAAGATCAAAGCCAACCTGCGCAAGTACGTGCAGAAGGGCGAGATGCTGGGCAAGAAGGGCAAGGATGCCATCAGCATCCCCATCCCCTTCATCGACATCCCGCGCTTCAAGTACGGCCACAAGGAGCAGGGCGGCGTCGGACAGGGAGACGGTGAGGTGGGTCAGCAGCTCGGCCCCGGGGCTGTGGAGCCCGGGGACGGGCACCAGGCCGGCCAGGGCGAGGGAGACCACGCCCTGGAGGTGGACGTCACGCTGGAGGAGCTGGCGCAGATTCTTGGCGAGGAGCTCCAGCTGCCGCGCATCGAACGGCGGCAGAACGAGCGCATCGTCACGCAGAAGGTGAAGTACACGGGCGTGAACACCACGGGCCCGGAGTCGCTGCGCCACTTCAAGCGCACCTTCAAGCAGGCCCTGAAGCGGCAGATCGCCACCGGCACCTACGACCCGAAGATGCCGGTCATCATCCCCACGCGCGAGGACCGGCGCTACCGCAGCTACAAGCTCCAGGAGCTGCCGGAAACCAACGCGGTCATCATCTACATGATGGACGTGTCCGGCTCGATGGGGGACGAGCAGAAGGAGATCGTCCGCATCGAGAGCTTCTGGCTCGATACGTGGCTCAAGCATCAGTACAAGGGCCTGGAGTCGCGCTACATCATCCACGACGCGGTGGCGCGCGAAGTGGACCGCGACACGTTCTTCCACACCCGTGAATCCGGCGGGACGATGATCTCCAGCGCGTACAAGCTGTGCCGGGACATCATCCAGGCGGACTACCCGAAGAGCGCGTGGAACATCTACCCGTTCCACTTCAGCGACGGGGACAACTGGAGCGCGGACGACACGCGCCAGTGCATCGAGATGCTCCGCAACGACATCCTCCCGCAGGTGAACCAGTTCGCCTACGGACAGGTGGAGTCCCCCTACGGCAGCGGGCAGTTCATCAAGGACCTGCGCGAGGCGGTGGGTGACACGAACAACGTCGCGCTGAGCGAGATCGCGGACAAGGACGCCATCTACGCCTCCATCAAGGACTTCCTCGGCAAGGGGCGCTGACACCAGCGCTTCTGTCTCATCCCCCACCGGAGCCACCGCCCCATGCCCAAGAGCCTTACACCGCGACTCGCAGCGCTGCGGGATGAAATCCACGGCTACGCCAAGGAGTTCGGCCTGGATTTCTTCGACACCGTCTTCGAGATGGTGAGCTACGACGAGATGAACATGGTGGCCGCCTACGGCGGCTTCCCCACCCGCTATCCCCACTGGCGCTGGGGCATGGAGTACGAGCAGCTGGCGAAGGGGTACGAGTACGGGCTTTCGAAAATCTACGAGCTCGTCATCAACAACGACCCTTGTTACGCCTACTTGATGGAGAGCAACCCGGAGGTGGACCAGAAGCTGGTGATGGCCCACGTCTACGGTCACTGCGACTTCTTCAAGAACAACTTCTCCTTCCGGCACACCAACCGCCGGATGATTGACGACATGGCCAACCACGCCACCCGCGTCCGTCGGTGGGTGGACAAGATTGGCGTGGAGAAGGTGGAGGACTTCATCGACCGGACGCTGTCGCTGGAGAACCTCATCGACCAGCACGCGCCCCACATCCGGCGCAACCCGGACCCGCAGCGCGCGGAGGAAGAGGCCAAGTCCAACGAGCGCGTGGAGGGCTTCAAGGTGAACCGCGAGTACATGCGCGGCTTCATCAACCCCTCCGAGTTCATGGACTCACAGCGCAAGCGCGCCGAGGACGAGAAGCAGCAGCGCAAGCGCTTCCCGGAGCGCCCTCAGCGCGACGTGCTCTACTTCCTGCTGGAGCACGCGCCGCTGGAGCCGTGGGAGGTGGACATCCTCTCCATCCTGCGCGACGAGGCGTATTACTTCGCGCCGCAGGGCCAGACGAAGATCATGAACGAGGGGTGGGCCAGCTACTGGCACTCCACCATCATGACCCGTCGGGCGCTGCGGGACGATGAGATCATCGACTACGCGGACCACCACTCCGGCACCATGGGCGTGCGCCCTGGCGCCATCAACCCATACAAGCTGGGCATCGAGCTGTGGCGGGACATCGAGGACCGGTGGAACAAGGGCAAGTTCGGCAAGGAGTGGGACGAGTGCGATGACCTTCGCGCACGCCAGGCCTGGGACAAGAAGCTGGGCGCGGGGCGCGAAAAGATTTTCGAGGTGCGCAAGCACTACAACGACATCACCTTCATCGACACGTTCCTCACCGCCGAGTTCGCCCAGCAGCAGAAGCTCTTCGTCTACGGCTTCAACGACAAGCGCAACTCGTGGGAAATCCTCGACCGCGAGTTCCGCAAGGTGAAGAACAAGCTGCTCACGTCGCTCACCAACTTCGGCCAGCCCATCATCGAAGTGGTGGATGGCAACTACGAGAACCGCTCGGAGCTGCTGCTCGCGCACAAGCACGACGGGCAGGACCTGAAGAGCGACTACGCGCGGGAGACGCTGCGCAACCTCCAGTCCCTGTGGCGGCGGCCCGTGAACATCATCACGCGCTACGACGGCAAGGGAGCCCTGCTGCGCTACGACGGGCAGCACCACTCGGAAAAGAAAGTGGAGCTGTAACCGCCAAGCAGGCAGGCGGGCGGGGAAGTGCGGTCAGGATTTGGGCGGAGGACCAACAGTCCTCTACACTCCTGTATCGCCCCCCATGAAGACCGCTTCCCTCCTCTGCCTTGCCGCCCTCGGGGTGGCTTCGACGTCCGAAGCCGCCACCCAGTTCGAAATCAAGAACCGTCGCATCGAGCCGCGCCAGACGCTGGCGGGTGCGCTGCACGACGCGCAGCTGCCCGACGAGCAGGTGACAGCGGTCATCTCCGCGCTGGAGGGCGTGTTCGACTTCCGCAAGTCGCGCGTGGGCGACCAGTTCCGGCTGGTGATGAAGAACGGCGAGCTGGACTTCTTCGACTACCGCCAGAGCACCGTGGACGAGTGGCAGGTGCGCCGCGACGGGGAGAAGTACATCGGCAGCAAGCGCTCCATCGAGGTGGAGAAGCAGGTGTCGCTGGTGTCGCTGGAGATCAACTCGTCCCTGTACGAGGCGACGCTGGCCGCGGGCGAGGACCCGTCCATCGGCCTGGTGCTGTCGGACGTGTTCGCGTGGGACATCGACTTCTACCGGGACGTGCGCAAGGGCGACAAGGCGAAGGCCCTGGTGGAGAAGTTCGTCTCCAAGGGCCGCGTGCTGCGCTACGGCGAGGTGCTGGCGGCCACGTATGAGGGCGGCCTGGTGGGCAACAAGCGCGTGTTCCGCTACGTGCTGCCCAACGGCGAGGCCAACTTCTTCCAGGAGGACGGCGCCAGCGCGAAGAAGACCTTCCTCAAGAGCCCGCTGAAGTACGCGCACGTCACCAGCAGCTTCGGGTCGCGCTTCCACCCGGTGCTCCAGTACCTGAAGAACCACAACGGCGTGGACTACGGCACGCCCATTGGCACCCCGGTGTGGGCCGTGGCGGACGGCACCGTCGTGTCCGCGGGCAACGCGGGCGCCGCCGGCAACATGGTGCTGCTGCGCCACGCCAACGGCATGGAGACGCAGTACATGCACCTGTCGCGCTTCGGTGACGGCGTGCGCGCCGGCCAGCGCGTGCGGCAGAAGCAGGTGATTGCCTACTCCGGCAACACCGGCCGCTCCACCGGCCCGCACCTGCACTTCGGCCTGAAGCGCAACGGCACCTACGCCAACCCGCTCACCCAGAAGTTCCCTCGCGCGGATCCGCTGCCCAAGGAGCTGACGGCGGACTTCCTCGCCAAGGCGCATGACATGGCCCAGCAGATTGACGCCGTGTCCGTGGCCGCCGTCGCCGGCAAGGCGGGCCCGCCGCCCACCGCCACGAAGTAGACTCAGGAGTCTTGAGTTGAAAGCCCACGGGCCCCCTCCCCTTCACGGTGGAGCGGGGCCCGTCGCTTTTCTCAGCTCCAATCGATGATGAACTCGGAGTCGCCCAGGCACCGCTCGGAGCCCCGCACACTGCCTTCACGGTGCAGCGCGGTGAGGGGACCCATGAGGATGCCCTCGTGGACCTCCACGGGCAGCAGGTCGCCCTTGAAGAGCAGCCGCACGCGCTTGTCGCCCAGGGCCTGGTACTCGCGCTGCCCGTAGCTCACCGCGGTGGAGTAGGACGCGGGCGCGTTGCTGTACAGGCGCTTGGGGTCTCCGCCGCCTGAGGTGAGGCGCAGGAGCGTCTGCCCCACCGTGGACTCGAAGAACGTCCCGACGATGGACTGCCCGCACGCCCGCAGGGCCGCGTCACGCGTGCCGAACTCCGGCTGGAGCGCCTCCGACGCGAAGGCGAGCAGCCGCAGGAAATCCACCGCCGGATAGGAGAAGAAGTCCACGGGGCTGCGCTGCATGAGCGGCGCGCGCAGGCGCTCCGAGGCGTCACGCCCCAGCCGCTGGTGCACGAGCCTCAGCACCGCCGCGAAGCTCAACCCCCGCACGGTGTCCCCTGGCCGGGTGAGGGCGATGCGCTGCTCCAGGTCATCCAGGGGGAAGGACATTCGCGATCCGTTGTACTCCAGTTCCGCGCGCTTCCGGTCCTTCCACGAATTGGATGTGCTTGCCTTCACACGCCCTGGGGCCGCGCCGCGTCACGGCGGGTCCCCGAGCACCTTCCCTCCCTGGCGGGGGAAGCGGCCGACCCCGGCAGGGAACGAGGGTTTCCCCTGCCCTGGGCTGGCATGACACGGTACCCTTCCGTCATGGGCGTCCCGCGTCAAAAGCGCGGGCGCTTGCGCAGTCCATCAACCCCCTCGCGACCCTCGAGACGACCGACTTATGGCTCCTCCCGCCTCCGCGCGCCCCGCATCGCCCACGCCCTCCGCCTCGGGAGCTCCCGAAGACAGCGGCCGCACCGGGCTCGACGCGGCCAGCGTCCGTCGCGGCTTCTTCGAACACGTGCGCTATTCGCGCGGCAAGAACCCGGAGACGGCCACCCCGCACGACCGCTTCATGGCGCTGTCGCTGGCCGTGCGCGACCGCCTCACGGACCGCTGGGTGAAGACGGCGCGCACCTACTACGAGCAGGACGTCAAGCGCGCCTATTACCTGTCCGCGGAGTACCTGCTGGGTCGCGCGCTGGGCAACAACCTGCTCAACCTCAACATGTACGAGGCCGCGGCCGCCGCCATGCAGGAAGTCGGCGTGGATCTGAGCCAGCTCTTGGAGATGGAGCCGGACGCGGGCCTGGGCAACGGCGGTCTGGGCCGGCTGGCGGCGTGCTTCCTGGATTCGCTGGCCACCCTGGGCTACCCGGGCATGGGCTACGGCATCCGCTACGAGTTCGGCATCTTCTCCCAGGACCTGGTGGAGGGACACCAGGTGGAGCGCGCGGACGAGTGGCTGAAGTTCGGCAACCCGTGGGAAATCGTGCGGCCGGAGAAGGCGGTGCCGGTGCGCTTCTTCGGGCGCGTGGAGCACCACCAGGGTCCGGATGGCCGGCCGGTGGCGCGCTGGGTGGGCGGCAAGACAGTGATTGGCGTGCCGTACGACACACCCATCGCGGGCTACGGCAACAACACGGTCAACACGCTGCGGCTGTGGCAGGCGCGCGCGAGCGCGGAGTTCGACCTGCTGCTGTTCAACGCCGGTGACTACGAGCGCTCCGTGGTGGAGAAGAACGACTCGGAGGTCATCTCCAAGGTCCTCTACCCCAACGACGCGTTCCAGGCCGGCAAGGAGCTGCGCCTCAAGCAGCAGTACTTCTTCGTGGCGTGCTCCATCGCGGACATCGTCCGGCGCTACCTGAAGAACCACAACGACTTCCGTGACTTCTCCCGGAAGGTGGCCATCCAGCTCAATGACACGCACCCGGCCATTGGCGTGGCGGAGCTGATGCGCGTGCTGGTGGACGAGCGGCGCCTGCTCTGGGACGAGGCGTGGTCCATCACCCAGGAGACGTTCGGCTACACCAACCACACGCTCCTCGCGGAGGCCATGGAGCGCTGGCCGGTGTCGCTGTTCGAGCGGCTGCTGCCGCGTCACCTGGAGATCATCTTCGAGATCAACCAGCGCTTCATGCGTCAGGTGCAGATCCGCTACCCGTTCGACGTGGAGAAGCAGCAGCGGATGAGCCTGGTGGAGGAGGGCTCGGAGAAGAAGATCCGCATGGCCCACCTGGCCGTGGTGGGCAGCCACAGCATCAACGGCGTGGCCGCGCTGCACACGGACCTCTTGCGCCGCGACGTGCTGCCGGACTTCGCGCAGATGTACCCGGAGCGCTTCAACAACAAGACCAACGGCGTGACGCCGCGCCGGTGGCTGGCGTGGTGCAACCCGCGCCTGTCCAAGCTCATCACCAGCCGCATTGGTGAGGGCTGGGCCACGGACCTGGACCAGCTCCTGAAGCTGGAGGCGCACGCGGAGGACCCGGAGTTCCGCAAGGCCTTCCGCGAGGTGAAGCGCGCCAACAAGGACGAGCTGGCCCAGCACGTGAGGGACTTGCGATGGGTGCAGCTCAATCCGGACGCCATCTTCGACGTGCAGATCAAGCGCCTGCACGAGTACAAGCGGCAGCTGCTGGACGCCGTCCACATCGTGGCGCTGTGGATGAAGGCGCGCCGCGACCCGTCCAGCGTCATCGCGCCGCGCGCGTTCCTCTTCGGCGCGAAGGCCGCGCCGGGCTACCACCTGGCGAAGCTGACCATCCGGCTGATCAATGGCATCGCGGAGGTGGTCAACAGCGACGCGGGCGCCACGGGGCTGCAGGTGGTGTTCCTGCCCAACTACCGGGTGAGCCTGGCGGAGCGCATCATCCCCGCGGCGGACGTGTCCGAGCAGATCTCCACGGCGGGCTGGGAAGCGTCCGGCACGGGCAACATGAAGCTGATGCTCAACGGCGCGCTGACGCTGGGCACGCTGGACGGCGCCAACGTGGAGATTCGCGACGCGGTGGGCGACGAGAACTTCTTCCTCTTCGGCCTCACGGCGGACGAGGTCATCGCGCGCAAGAAGGCCGGCTACAAGCCGCGCGAGGTGTACGAGTCCAACACGGAGCTGCGCGAGGCGCTGGACCTCATCCGCTCCGGCTTCTTCTCCCCGGAGGACCGCAACCTCTTCCAGCCGCTGGTGGACAGCCTGCTCAACGAGGACCGCTATCTGGTGCTGGCGGACTTCGCGGCCTACGCGGCGAAGCAGGAGGACGTGGCGCGCGCCTACAAGGACACCGAGTCCTGGACGAAGAAGTGCATCATCAACGTCGCCCGCGCGGGCATCTTCTCCTCCGACCGCACCATCAAGCAGTACGCGGAGGAGATCTGGCGCGTGCAGCAGACGAAGGTGGAGTGACGTTCCGCTGAGCACCGGCAGCCCCAGCCTCCTGGGGCTGCCGTGTCGTCAGCGGCTTACGCGGCCTTGTTCAGCCACGCCTCGTACGCGCGGAAGTCGTAGTCGCGGCCGAGGAAGTGGTGCACCAGGCGCGCGGCGTCGTCGGAGCCGCCCGGCTCCAGCACCGCGCGGCGGTAGTCCTGCGCGGGCTCCGGGTTGAGCAGGCCCTTCGTCTGGAACACCGTGAAGAGGTCCTTCGCGATGACCAACGACCACATGTACGTGTAGTAGTTGGACGAGTACCCATCCAGGTGCCCGAAGGTGAGGTGGAAGTACGTGCCCTCCAGGTACGGGAAGGGGATGTACTGGCCCTGCAGCTCGCGCACGAGCGCGGTGGCGTCCAGGTTCTTCGGGTCGCGCCGGTACAGCTCCAGGCTGAGCGCCGCGTAGAACATCTGCTGGCGCACGAAGAGGCCCTTGCCGAACTCGTCCGCGGCGAGCATGCGCTCCACCAGCTCCGCGGGCAGCGCCTCCCCCGTCTGGTAGTGCTTCGCGAAGGTCTGCAGGCACGTCACGTCACGCGCCCACTCCTCCAGCATCTGCGACGGGGCCTCCACGAAGTCCCACTCCGTGCGCACGCCGGACAGGCCCGCCCACTTCGTGTGGCCGCCGAAGATGTGGTGCAGCAGGTGGCCGAACTCGTGGAAGAAGGTCTCCACGTCGCCGTGCTGCATGAGCGCGGGCTCCGTGCCGGGCTTGGGGAAGTTGCAGATGAGCGCGCCTTCCGGGAGCCGCCGGCCTGACTTGCCGCTCGTCAGCGTGAACTGGGCCGCGTGCTTGTACTTGTCCGCGCGCGGGTGCATGTCCAGGAAGAAGCGGCCCTTGAGCGTCTGGCCTTCGTAGACGTCATAGGCCTCCACGTCCGGGTGCCACACGGGCACGTCCTTCACCGGGCGGTAGGTGACGCCGAAGAGGCGCGCGGTCAGGTCCAGCACGCCCTGCTTCACGCGCGTGTACTCGAAGTACGGGCGCACCGTCTGCGAGTCGAAGGCGTATTGCTCCGCCTTCACGCGGTCATCCAGGTAGCCGGAGTCCCACGGGTTCACCTGGTCGGCCTTCGGGTCGTCCTTGCGCTTGCGCTCCAGGAGCACCGCGTAGTCGCGCTTCATGCGCTCTTCGGACGCGTCGGCGATCTTCCGGATGAAGGTGCCCGCGGCGTCCGCGCTGCGCACCATCTTGTCCTCGGTGGCGTAGGCGGCCCAGTGGAGGTAGCCCAGGAGCGTGGCCAGCTCATGGCGCTTCTGCACCAGGCTCTGGAGCACGTTCACGTTGGCGGGGTAGCCGCGCTGGCGGTTGGCGCGCCAGAGCTCTTCGCGGGCCTTGCCGTCGCGCGCGTAGGTGAGGAAGGGCACCAGGTCCGGGTAGTCCGTGGAGATGCGCACCTGGCCGTCCTCGCCAGGGGCGTGCGCGCGCACGTAGTCCTCCGGCAGGCCGTCCAGCGCGGCCGGGGGCAGCGCCACCTTGCGGGTGTCCTGGCTGATGTTGCGGCTGAACTCCTGGCCAATGCGGACCAGTTCCTCCTGGAGCGCCTTCACCTTCGCGCGGGTGGCTTCGTCGCGGTCCACGCCGGCGCGGCGGAAGTCGCGCAGCACCTTCTCCATCCACTTGCGCGTGGCGGCGTCCTCGTTGGCCAGGCTCACGGCCGCGAGGACGTCGTAGACGCCCCGGTCCATGCGGATGTCGTTGGCCAGGTTCTCGATGGCCTGCTCGGCGGCCTCCGCGGCCTCGCGCAGGGCGACCTCCGGGTGCGTGTGGCGCACGACGCTGGCGCGCGCGGCGGCGTCATCCAGCGCGGCGGAGGACTCGTCGAACAGCTCCAGGACGTCCTGAGAGGGCGTGGAGGCGGGCAGCGTCTTCAGTCGCGCGATGCCGTCGCGGGCCTTGGCCAGGGCCTCCTCGCTCGCGCGGCGGAACTCCTCCGGCGGGCAGG belongs to Corallococcus exiguus and includes:
- a CDS encoding M3 family metallopeptidase; protein product: MSDPLVPDAARHVTCPPEEFRRASEEALAKARDGIARLKTLPASTPSQDVLELFDESSAALDDAAARASVVRHTHPEVALREAAEAAEQAIENLANDIRMDRGVYDVLAAVSLANEDAATRKWMEKVLRDFRRAGVDRDEATRAKVKALQEELVRIGQEFSRNISQDTRKVALPPAALDGLPEDYVRAHAPGEDGQVRISTDYPDLVPFLTYARDGKAREELWRANRQRGYPANVNVLQSLVQKRHELATLLGYLHWAAYATEDKMVRSADAAGTFIRKIADASEERMKRDYAVLLERKRKDDPKADQVNPWDSGYLDDRVKAEQYAFDSQTVRPYFEYTRVKQGVLDLTARLFGVTYRPVKDVPVWHPDVEAYDVYEGQTLKGRFFLDMHPRADKYKHAAQFTLTSGKSGRRLPEGALICNFPKPGTEPALMQHGDVETFFHEFGHLLHHIFGGHTKWAGLSGVRTEWDFVEAPSQMLEEWARDVTCLQTFAKHYQTGEALPAELVERMLAADEFGKGLFVRQQMFYAALSLELYRRDPKNLDATALVRELQGQYIPFPYLEGTYFHLTFGHLDGYSSNYYTYMWSLVIAKDLFTVFQTKGLLNPEPAQDYRRAVLEPGGSDDAARLVHHFLGRDYDFRAYEAWLNKAA